The Ramlibacter algicola genome segment GATGCCCACGGGCAGGAACGGGTCCAGGTCCATCAGGCGCACCTCGACGTACTCGACGCCGCGCTCGCGCAGCGCATGCAGCGGGCGCTCGCCCGGCAGGATGACGCGCTTGGGGCGGATCGGGCCGTAGAACTCGTTCTCGATCTGCAGCAGGCTGGTGGCCAGCTGGTTGTACTCGCCGCCGGGATTGGTGATGCCGATCGCCTCGTAAGCCGGATAGGGCCGCGTCAGCGCATCGTGCAGCGACGCCGCGTAGCCTTCCAGCCCGTTGTAGCTGACCGCCAGGCTGGCTTGCGCGTCGCTCTGGTAGCCCAGGCGGCCCATGCGCAGGGACGTCGCGTGCGGCATGTACATCGTGCCGGGCGCGAGCTGCTGCAGCCCGTGGTCGCGGCCCTCGACGAACGACGAGCACAGCGCCGGCGATGCGCCGAACAGGTACAGCAGCAGGAACGCGTGGCGGCGGAAGTTGCGGATCAGCGCGAAGTAGCCCTCGCTGTCCACGCCCGGCATCGACCAGTTGTAGTGGATGCCGGAGATGGTCTGCATCCGCCGGCCGTAGCGATGCGCCAGGCCCATTCGGTAGACGCTCTTCGCGCGGCCCACGTTGGACGATCCGTAGCGGCCGATCGGGATGTTCTCGTCGGCGGGCAGCACGCAGGGCATGCTGGACACCCAGAGCATTTCGTCGCCCAGCGCGCGCATCGTGAACTGGTGGACGCGCAGCAGTTCCTCGAGGCAGGTCTCCGGCGTCGCATGGACGCCGGTGATGAGCTCCAGCTGCGATTCGCTGTAGTCGGTGGTGATGTGCGGATGCGTGAGCGCGGAGCCGAGCGCGGCCGGATGCGGCGTCAGCGCCAGCGCACCGGACTCGGTCGCGCGCAGGCTCTCCTTCTCGATGCCGCGGCGGATGGCACGCAGGCGCTCGGCATCGAGGCGGGACAGGGCGGTGGGCAGGCGGCTCATCATCGGTTGTGCCCCGGCAGCACCGGGACGCGGCGAAGGTAACACCTTTGCGACGAACCCGCAGGGCGTGGTGCCGAGGGTTTCATGGTAGACGCGGCACTCCAGCGATGGGGGCTGCATTAGGTCGCGTGCTCTACGGGCCATCGGGACAATCCCGGAGCACTGCAAGGAGAACGACCATGACCCGCAACGACTTCAGCACGACCGCCACGCGCTGCGTGGAAGCTTTCGGTACCGCCGCGCATGGCGCGGTCGGCGCCTGCCGCACCGGTGGCGACCGAATCGCCGGCGCCGCCGCCGCGACCTGGGACCGCGCGTTCGCGCAGGCCCGCCCGCAACTGTCGGCCGAGACGCGCCGCAACGCGGCCCACGCGCGCAAGGTCGCCGCGCGCTACTGGCGCCAGGGCGTCACCGCATCGACCGATGCCGCGGACCGTGCCGTCGACGTGATCGTCGAGGTGGCCGCGCTCGCGATCACGCGCGCCGAGGCGATGCGCACCGCGCGCTGATCCATGTGCCACCCGCGGTGCGGGTGGCAGAATCGCCGCACACCAACGACGAGGAGACCCGCATGGCGATCACGGTGCCCGTGTCCATGGGCTACGAGATGGAGGTCAAGGCCAAGGCCGCCGACGTCTTCGACGTGCTCTCCGACGTGCCGGCGTCGGTCTCCTTCTTCCCCAAGGTCGACAAGCTCACCGACCTCGGCGACGGCGTCTACCAGTGGGAGATGGCCAAGGTGGGCACCGCGCAGGTGAACATCCAGACCGTGTACGCGAGCAAGTACACGAGCAACAAGGCCAAGGGCAGCGTCCAGTGGAAGCCCGTGCCAGGCATCGGCAACGCCCAGGTCGGCGGCAGCTGGAAGATCACCGACAAGAAGACGTCCACCCACCTGCAGCTGAAGATCGACGGCGAACTGTCCGTGCCGCTGCCCGCGCTGATGAAGATGGTGGTGCAGCCGGTGGTCGAGGGCGAGTTCGAGAAGCTGGTCGAGAAGTACCTGGCCAACCTCGCGAAGCGCTTCGGGGGCGAAGTCTAGAAAGCTGGAAGCTGTTTCCGGAGCCCCCGTTCAGGGCGCCAGCGCCTTCAGCATCCAGGCTTCCAGGTCCCGCACTTCTTCCATGCACACGGAGTGCGCCATCGGGTAGGTGTGCCACTCGACGGTGTGGCCGAGCGCGCGCAGCGCTTCGCACGACTGCTGGCCACGCTCGACGGGCACGACGTTGTCGTGCGTGCCGTGCGCCATGAACACCGGCGTCGCCGTGTTCGCCGCGCTGCGCTCCTGCGCGGTGGTGGCGGCCAGCGGCAGGTAGCCGGACAGCCCGACGATGCCGGCCAGCTTGTCCTGGTGACGCAGGCCGGCGAGCAGCGCCATCGCGCAGCCCTGCGAGAAGCCGCCGAGCACGATGCGGCCGGCGGCGATGCCGCGCTGGTTTTCGCGCGCGACCAGCGCCTCCACCAGCGCCATCGAGTTGCGCAGCCCCGCCTCGTCCTCGCGCCGCACGAGCTCGCTGCCCAGGATGTCGTACCAGGCCCGCATGCGGTAGCCGTTGTTGATGGTCACGGGCATCACCGGCGCGTGCGGGAACACATAGCGCACCGGCCCCACCGGGCCGAGCTGCAGTTCCTGCGAGAACGGCACGAAATCGCTGCCGTCGGCCCCCAGGCCGTGCAGCCAGATGACGGCCGCGGTGGGCTGCGGCGCGGTCTCGATCTCGATGGATTCCAGCAGGGTCATGAAGGTCCGAAAGCGGTTGGATGACTGGGCGCCATTGTCCTACACCCCCCTCGCGGGGCGCTGGCGACACTGAAGCGCAGGCCAACACTAGGAAGAAGGACGAGCCCATGCAGGTCCAGGTGAACACCAGCAACGGCATCGACAACAAGGACAGCCTCGAGCGCTGGGCCAGCGACTACCTCAACGAGCAGTTCGCGCGCTTCGCGCAGGACATCACGCGCGTCGAGGTGCAGCTGCGCGACACGAACAGCGCCAAGAGCGGCGACAGCGACATCCGCTGCATGCTCGAGGCCCGCGTCACCGGGCACGACCCGGTGACCGCGACGCACCACGCGGGCACGCAGGACGAAGCGTTCCGCGGCGCGACGCAGCGCCTGCTGCATGCCCTGGAGCACCTGTTCGGCAAGCTGGACCGCCACCAGCACCGCGCGCGCGACACCATCCGCCGCGACCCCAGCATCGTCGACACCGAGTGAGCTGAGTCCCCGCGGCGCTGCCGCTACCATCGCGGCCGGACTTCCAGGAGACGGCGATGGCGATGGACGTGATCGACTACGAGATCCGCGGCGCGGAGATGCAGTTCGTGGAGATCGAGCTCGACCCGGGCGAGGCGGCGATCGGCGAAGCCGGCAGCATGATGTTCATGGATGCCGGCATCGGCATGGACACGGTGTTCGGCGACGGCGGCAACCAGTCCGGCGGGCTGCTCGGCAAGCTGCTGGGCGCGGGCAAGCGGCTGGTCACCGGCGAGTCGCTGTTCACGACGGTCTACACCAACCAGGCGCAGCAGAAGCAGCGCGTCGCGTTCGCGGCGCCCTACCCCGGCAAGATCCTCGCGATGGACCTGCGCCAGCTGGGCGGCACGCTCATCTGCCAGAAGGACGCGTTCGTGTGCGCCGCGCGCGGCGTGTCGCTGGGTATCGCGCTGCAGCAGCGCCTGGGCGCCGGCTTCTTCGGCGGCGAAGGCTTCATCATGCAGCGGCTCGATGGCGACGGCCTCGCGTTCGTGCACGCGGGCGGCACGATCGTCGAGCGCCAGTTGCAGCCGGGGCAGTCGCTGCTCGTGGACACCGGCTGCGTCGTCGCTTACATGCCCAGCGTCGGCTTCGACATCCAGTACGTCGGCAAGATCAAGACGGCCCTGTTCGGCGGCGAGGGCCTCTTCTTCGCGCGCCTGCAGGGACCGGGCACGGTGTGGCTGCAAAGCCTTCCGTTCTCGCGCCTCGCTTCGCGCGTGTTCGCGGCCGCGCCGCAGCGCGGCGGCTCGCGCGAGGAAGGCTCGGTGCTGGGCGGGTTCGGCGCCGGCGGCCTGCTGGGCAGCGTGCTCGGCGGCGACAACGACGACTGACGCTCAGCGAAGCGTGGGACGCTCGCGGTCCGTCGGGCCGTGGTAGCCCATGAAGGCTGCGGCATCCGGCCTGGCCTCGGCGCCGCCCCACAGGTCGTCGTGCGTGCGCAGCACGCGCGGTGAGCAGGCGGTGAGCAGAACGCTCGCGGCAAGGACGATGAACACGGGTCGCATGGTGCAACCGTAGGTCGCGCGCGCGGGCGCCGCCGTAGGCCCGCGGCGTCGGCGCGCGTCGGTGGCGGTCGGCACGGCCGCTCGCAACCCATCCGCGACGCCCCCGGGCAAGCCCGCACCCCGCGCGGCCAGCGCGGGCGTAGAGTGATCGCGCGTCGGGGCCGCGCCGCGGCCCGCGCCTCCAAGGAGATGCCATGAACCTGAAGAAGACCACGTGCCGTGCGCTGATCGTGTCGATGTTCGCGTTCTCGTTCCAGGCCGCGGGTGCCGGCATGATCGGCGCGGAGCAGGCGCAGACCTCGCGCTCGGAGCGGACGTTCGTGCTGGACACCCTCTCGCGTGCGGACACGTCGTCGCAGTTGCAGGCGCTGGGCGTCGACCCGCAACAGGCCCGCGAGCGCATCGGCGCCATGAGCGACGCCGAAGTGGCGCAGCTCGCCGCCGACATGCGCACCGCGCCGGCCGGCGCCGACGGCGGGACCGTGCTGGCCGTCATCGTGATCGCCGCGGCGATCTGGTACTTCGCCTTCCGCCGCTGACCCGCATGCGGCGCGCCGACGGCGGGGACGGCCTCGCGCGCCACGGGCTGCGCGTGGCGCTGCTTGCGCTGGCGGCGCTGGCGGCCGGCTGCGCGCAAATGGTCCCGCAGACCGTGGGCCTGCGCACCGGCTGGCCGGCCGGCGTGCCCCAGAGCACGTCGATCGCCGCCGTGCCCTTCTTCCCCCAGGACGACTACCAGTGCGGGCCGGCCGCGCTCGCGACCGTGCTGGCGTTCAGCGGCGCCCGTGCGACGGCGCAGTCGCTCGTGCCGCAGGTGTGGCTGCCGGGCCGCCAGGGCACGCTGCAACTCGAACTGCTGGCCGCGACGCGCCGCCACGACCGCATCCCCTACGTGCTCGCGCCGCGCTATGCGGACGTGCTGCGCGAAGTCGCCGCCGGCAACCCCGTCCTCGTGCTGCAGGACGTGGGCACCGTCACGACGCTCTGGCACTACGCGGTGGTGACCGGCTTCGACTACCCGAGCGGCACGGTGTGGCTGAATTCCGGCACGCGCGAACGGCTCGACACCTCGTTCACCGCGTTCGAGCGCAGCTGGATCCCCGGCGGCAACTGGGCGATGGTCGCCGTCGCGCCGGACCGCATCCCCGCCACCGCCACCGAGGACGCGTGGATGAACGCCGTGCTCGCGATGGCGCGCGTGGCGTCGCCTCGCGCGTCGACCACCGCGTTCACGACCGCCTTGGTGCGATGGCCCGACAACCTGGCCGCAGCCGTCGGGCTGGCCAACCAGCTGCATGCGCAAGGCGACGTGGCGCAAGCCGCGACGGTCCTGCGCGAAGCCCGCCGGCGCCACCCGGACTCGACGATCGTGGCCAACAACCTCGCGCAGGTGCTGTCCGACCTCGGGCAGAACGCCGAGGCGCTCGCGTTGCTGGAACCGCTGGCCGCCGACTCGGCCAATCCGTTCGCGTCGGACCTGCGCGCCACGCGCGAGCTGATCCTCGGCCGGCTGAAGGACGCCGCGGCGCCGCGCACCCGCTGACGCGTCCGGCGCCGCGGCGCCTACACGCGCTCGCGACGCCCGCCTGCGGCCCGCCGCCAGGGTCCTCGCCATCCTTCGCAGCGTGCCCACCGGCACCGCGCCACGAGACAGGTCTCGGACTTTCGCGCATCCCCAGGGTCGCGAAACGAACGAACATTGTCCAGCGGTCACGGTGGGCCATTTCATGCCTGCGCCGCGCGTGCGACGGGCGCGCCAGCCCCTCCGCGAAGGACGTCAGCACGCGCGATGGGCGTCCGACGGTGTGCCGCGCGGTCCACCTACAGGCCGCGCCAGGGCCGCTGCCTACTCTGGAACCATCCCTCCTCGCCCGGGAGCCTTCCATGATCCGGTCCCCCGCCCGCCTGCTCGCCACGCTCACGATCGCGTGCGCGGCCCTCGGCGCCCAAGTGCAAGCGATCGCGCAACCGCTGTCCGAGATCGAGGCTGCGAAGGTGCGCGAGGTGATCGTGCAGCAGCTGTCCGCTCTGGCGGTGGACGATGCGGAGAAGGCGTTCGCGACCGCGACGCCCGAAGTGCGCCAGCAGATCGGCAGCTCCAACCGCTTCCTGTCGATGGTGCGCGGCGCCTACCCGATGGTCTACCGGCCGGCCGCCGTGAACTTCCACAAGCCGGAGTTCGAGGACGGCAGTGTGCTGCAGCTGGTCGAGATCAAGGACGAGAAGGACAAGGCCTGGCTCGCGCTGTTCGCCCTGGAACAGCAGTCCGACCAGACGTGGCGCATCAGCGGCTGCGTGGTCGCCGAGAACCACTGGATCGAAACCTGAGCGCCGCGGTGCGCGGCGTTCGCATCAGAGCTGCGTGATCAGCTCGCGGGCCTCGGAGGTCTCGGGCAGCACGTACACGACGCCGGCACGGCGGCCGAGCAGCGGCTGGACCACGTCGCGGTAGAACTGCACCGGCACCACCACGCAGCCCAGCGACAGCCGTCGCTGCTCGGGCTTCGAATCCGCCAGCCGCGCCGCGCGCACGGCGTGCGCCCGGCCTGGCCGCAAGCGGTGCAGCGCGAGCGCTGCGTCGTAGTCGAGCCAGACGACGTGCTCGCCGTGGATGTTGATGCCGGGCTGCGTCTCGAACCGCCCGGCCGGCGTCGTGCGGTCCCCGGGCCGGAAGGCACCGGTCTGCGCACGGTCGCCGACGCCCGGTGCGCTGTCGTCGCCCCGCTCGGCGCCGAGGATCACGGCCGTGCTCGCGCGCATCCGGCCGTCCGCGTCGAACGCGTACAGCCGGGCTTCCTTCTTGTCGACGACGATGTACGGCCGGCCCGCGGCGTCACCGCTGTGCCGCACCCACTGCACCATCTCGCGCGCGTCTGCCGACGGCTTCTGCGCCTCGAACGCTGCGTCTCGCGGCGCCGCCAGCGCGGCGCCGGACGCAATCATCCATGCCGCGCCCACGAGCGCGGCCCTGCGTGTCCATTGCATGGAGTCCCCTCTTGCGGGCGCGCGGGGCGCGCCGCGAGCCGCGGGCGTCCCGTCCGGCTCAGTTGAGGGGAAATGCTATCGGCTGGGCCAGCCGAAGCGCTGCACGAGGGTGCGAATGGTTGGGTTGCCGAGCGCGACCGTGCCTATTTCACGGCCTTGCGCGGGGCCAGCGTCGCTATTTGGGCCGACTGGCCAACCTCGTAGGAGCCGAACTGCTCCTGGGGCGTCCGGGTCTCCGGCAGCACATAGACGATCGCGCCGTGGCGCGCCACGGTGGGCTTGAGGGTGCGTTCGTAGAACGTCACCGGCAGGTTGATGCAGCCGAACGAGATCCGGTTGTCCTTCGACGTGCGCGAGGCCAGCCGTTGCAGCCGGCGCTCGGCCTTGACCAGCGGGCGCACGCGGTGCATCGACACGGCCAGGTCGTACGACACCCACACGATGTCCTCGCCGCCGGCATTGACGCCCGGTTCGGCCACGAAACGGCCCGCCGGCGTGGTCTTCTCTTCCGGCTTCACGTCCTTGAGCGGCTTCTCGCCGATGCCCGGGACGGGGTCGTCGCCCACCGCGGCGCCGATCAGCGCGGGCGCCGAGTTCAGCAGCTTGCCTTCGGGGTCGAACACGAAGACGCGCGCGTCCTTCTTGTCGACGATCACGAACGCATGGCCCTTCGCGTCGCCCGAATCGACGACCCAATTGGCGACGTGCTTCGCGTCGGCCGATGCGCGGCGGCCACCGAAGTCCGCCAGGTGCGTCGCGGGCCCGGGCGCCGTCCCCTTCAGCGCGACGGGTTGCGACGCCGCGCGCCGCGCGCTCGCCGGCAGGAGCAGCGACTTGCTGGCGACGGTGGCGGTCGGCACCACGGGCTGCGCGACCTGCTGGCCCGTCTTCCAGCCGCAGCCGGCGAGCAAGGCGGCGGCCAGGGGTGCGGCGATCCAGCGGGCGGGCACGGGGATGGAGGACGGGGAAGCACTGCAGCGGGGCATGGACGTGCGAGGCGATGTGGAGGCAAAGAAAAGGGGCAGGCCCTTGCGGACCCGCCCCTCCTGGCTTGGAGCGAACCGCTGCTTAGTTGCGGTCGGCGCGGGCGCCGCGGCTGCTGCTCGAGCTGTTCGTCGTGTCGGACGAGCTGCCCATGCTGGAGCTGCTGCCCGAGGTGGAGGGCGAAGCGCTGGTGTCGCTGCTGGTCGTCGAGCTGGTGGAG includes the following:
- the gshA gene encoding glutamate--cysteine ligase: MMSRLPTALSRLDAERLRAIRRGIEKESLRATESGALALTPHPAALGSALTHPHITTDYSESQLELITGVHATPETCLEELLRVHQFTMRALGDEMLWVSSMPCVLPADENIPIGRYGSSNVGRAKSVYRMGLAHRYGRRMQTISGIHYNWSMPGVDSEGYFALIRNFRRHAFLLLYLFGASPALCSSFVEGRDHGLQQLAPGTMYMPHATSLRMGRLGYQSDAQASLAVSYNGLEGYAASLHDALTRPYPAYEAIGITNPGGEYNQLATSLLQIENEFYGPIRPKRVILPGERPLHALRERGVEYVEVRLMDLDPFLPVGIKAPTLRFLDVFLLHCLLADSPPDTPAEIAAIGRNQHRTAAFGREPGLQLERGNGEIGLADWADELLAACMPIAHSLDAVHGTSDHADAVRSAQALVRDPSQLPSARVLDAIRREHAGSFVGFVRAQSLQSKAKLLALPFAAASQARFESLAQQSVQDQKDIEARDTLPFEAYRQQYIAPERLGLGRAAVAPALAAV
- a CDS encoding SRPBCC family protein, with protein sequence MAITVPVSMGYEMEVKAKAADVFDVLSDVPASVSFFPKVDKLTDLGDGVYQWEMAKVGTAQVNIQTVYASKYTSNKAKGSVQWKPVPGIGNAQVGGSWKITDKKTSTHLQLKIDGELSVPLPALMKMVVQPVVEGEFEKLVEKYLANLAKRFGGEV
- a CDS encoding alpha/beta hydrolase is translated as MTLLESIEIETAPQPTAAVIWLHGLGADGSDFVPFSQELQLGPVGPVRYVFPHAPVMPVTINNGYRMRAWYDILGSELVRREDEAGLRNSMALVEALVARENQRGIAAGRIVLGGFSQGCAMALLAGLRHQDKLAGIVGLSGYLPLAATTAQERSAANTATPVFMAHGTHDNVVPVERGQQSCEALRALGHTVEWHTYPMAHSVCMEEVRDLEAWMLKALAP
- a CDS encoding HPF/RaiA family ribosome-associated protein — translated: MQVQVNTSNGIDNKDSLERWASDYLNEQFARFAQDITRVEVQLRDTNSAKSGDSDIRCMLEARVTGHDPVTATHHAGTQDEAFRGATQRLLHALEHLFGKLDRHQHRARDTIRRDPSIVDTE
- a CDS encoding TIGR00266 family protein translates to MAMDVIDYEIRGAEMQFVEIELDPGEAAIGEAGSMMFMDAGIGMDTVFGDGGNQSGGLLGKLLGAGKRLVTGESLFTTVYTNQAQQKQRVAFAAPYPGKILAMDLRQLGGTLICQKDAFVCAARGVSLGIALQQRLGAGFFGGEGFIMQRLDGDGLAFVHAGGTIVERQLQPGQSLLVDTGCVVAYMPSVGFDIQYVGKIKTALFGGEGLFFARLQGPGTVWLQSLPFSRLASRVFAAAPQRGGSREEGSVLGGFGAGGLLGSVLGGDNDD
- a CDS encoding PA2779 family protein: MNLKKTTCRALIVSMFAFSFQAAGAGMIGAEQAQTSRSERTFVLDTLSRADTSSQLQALGVDPQQARERIGAMSDAEVAQLAADMRTAPAGADGGTVLAVIVIAAAIWYFAFRR
- a CDS encoding PA2778 family cysteine peptidase, translating into MRRADGGDGLARHGLRVALLALAALAAGCAQMVPQTVGLRTGWPAGVPQSTSIAAVPFFPQDDYQCGPAALATVLAFSGARATAQSLVPQVWLPGRQGTLQLELLAATRRHDRIPYVLAPRYADVLREVAAGNPVLVLQDVGTVTTLWHYAVVTGFDYPSGTVWLNSGTRERLDTSFTAFERSWIPGGNWAMVAVAPDRIPATATEDAWMNAVLAMARVASPRASTTAFTTALVRWPDNLAAAVGLANQLHAQGDVAQAATVLREARRRHPDSTIVANNLAQVLSDLGQNAEALALLEPLAADSANPFASDLRATRELILGRLKDAAAPRTR
- a CDS encoding DUF4864 domain-containing protein — encoded protein: MIRSPARLLATLTIACAALGAQVQAIAQPLSEIEAAKVREVIVQQLSALAVDDAEKAFATATPEVRQQIGSSNRFLSMVRGAYPMVYRPAAVNFHKPEFEDGSVLQLVEIKDEKDKAWLALFALEQQSDQTWRISGCVVAENHWIET
- a CDS encoding L,D-transpeptidase; translation: MQWTRRAALVGAAWMIASGAALAAPRDAAFEAQKPSADAREMVQWVRHSGDAAGRPYIVVDKKEARLYAFDADGRMRASTAVILGAERGDDSAPGVGDRAQTGAFRPGDRTTPAGRFETQPGINIHGEHVVWLDYDAALALHRLRPGRAHAVRAARLADSKPEQRRLSLGCVVVPVQFYRDVVQPLLGRRAGVVYVLPETSEARELITQL